Proteins found in one Erythrobacter sp. KY5 genomic segment:
- a CDS encoding acyl-CoA dehydrogenase family protein, translating to MTDLETFRQETREWLEANCPPEMRQPVRDDDDVYWGGRNATFKNDAQKAWFEAARDKGYTVPSWPKEYGGAGLSAPEAKILRQEMSRIGARPPLSSFGIWMLGPALLQFGTEGQKKRFLNEIARGEIRWCQGYSEPGSGSDLVSMQTFGEDKGDHWIVNGQKIWTSYADQADWIFCLVRTDKNDKYKGITFMLFDMAGAGVSTKPILLISGNSPFCETFFDDVKVPKSYGEDVPGYVGEVGRGWDVAKYLLGHEREMISGMGGGERTAAIGSAMKRHAQRNGDELDPILRSELALFDVDALAFTAMAEKFMDEMKAGKGHPAQPNMMKYVGTELNKRRHELMMSAGGSRSLEWKSEETSGGKPSRNWLRTKANSIEGGTSEVMLNVISKRILELPGS from the coding sequence GTGACCGATCTGGAAACCTTCCGTCAGGAAACCCGAGAATGGCTTGAAGCCAACTGCCCCCCCGAAATGCGCCAACCCGTGCGCGATGACGACGACGTTTACTGGGGTGGGCGCAACGCGACCTTCAAGAACGATGCGCAAAAGGCATGGTTCGAGGCGGCCCGCGACAAGGGCTATACCGTGCCAAGCTGGCCCAAGGAATACGGCGGAGCTGGCCTCAGCGCTCCCGAAGCCAAGATCCTGCGCCAGGAAATGAGCCGCATCGGCGCACGCCCGCCGCTGTCCTCCTTCGGCATCTGGATGCTTGGCCCCGCGCTTTTGCAATTCGGCACCGAGGGCCAGAAGAAGCGCTTCCTCAATGAAATCGCGCGTGGCGAAATCCGCTGGTGCCAAGGCTATTCGGAGCCGGGCAGCGGTTCCGACCTCGTCTCGATGCAGACCTTTGGCGAGGACAAGGGTGATCACTGGATCGTCAACGGCCAGAAGATCTGGACCTCCTACGCCGATCAGGCCGACTGGATCTTCTGCCTCGTTCGCACCGACAAGAACGACAAGTACAAGGGCATTACTTTCATGCTCTTCGACATGGCGGGCGCGGGCGTTTCGACCAAGCCGATCCTGCTGATCAGCGGCAACTCGCCTTTCTGCGAGACCTTCTTCGACGATGTGAAAGTGCCCAAGTCCTATGGCGAGGACGTTCCCGGCTATGTCGGCGAGGTGGGTCGCGGCTGGGACGTTGCGAAGTACCTGCTCGGCCATGAGCGCGAGATGATCTCTGGCATGGGCGGCGGCGAACGTACCGCAGCCATCGGCTCTGCCATGAAGCGCCATGCGCAGCGGAACGGCGATGAACTCGATCCGATCCTGCGCAGCGAGCTTGCCCTGTTCGACGTCGACGCGCTCGCTTTCACCGCCATGGCCGAGAAGTTCATGGACGAGATGAAGGCAGGCAAGGGTCACCCGGCTCAGCCCAACATGATGAAATATGTCGGCACCGAGCTGAACAAGCGCCGCCACGAGCTCATGATGAGCGCTGGCGGTTCGCGCAGCCTTGAATGGAAAAGCGAAGAGACGAGCGGCGGCAAGCCCTCGCGCAACTGGCTTCGCACCAAGGCGAACTCGATCGAGGGCGGCACGTCCGAAGTCATGCTCAACGTGATTTCGAAGCGCATTCTCGAACTGCCGGGATCGTAA
- a CDS encoding SDR family NAD(P)-dependent oxidoreductase — MRFAGKTIVITGAASGIGLAAAQLFAREGATVFASDIDKVGGEKLASETEGDVRFVPCDVTDPASIKALMDTAARETGGIDTVFNNAAAGGARPGIDEIEPEEWDMTMDLVLRSVAFGIRYAVPHMKGRKGASIVNVSSVAAVGPGYSPTAYAVAKAGVLHLTKCAAADLAQHDIRVNAIQPGFINTNIFTSTLEIPDEMKTMANAAIAQLSSNAQPVKRGGQPSDIAEAVAYLASDAASFVTGTSLIVDGGITIGPRHCWDPEEDTLFAGLEAMEEQAKAAAETAGK; from the coding sequence ATGAGATTCGCCGGAAAGACGATAGTCATCACGGGCGCAGCGTCGGGCATCGGCCTTGCCGCAGCGCAGCTCTTCGCCCGCGAAGGCGCCACCGTCTTTGCCAGCGACATCGACAAAGTGGGCGGCGAAAAGCTCGCCAGCGAAACCGAAGGCGATGTGCGCTTTGTCCCTTGCGACGTCACCGACCCCGCTTCGATCAAGGCGCTGATGGACACAGCCGCGCGCGAGACCGGCGGAATCGACACCGTGTTCAACAATGCGGCAGCTGGCGGAGCACGTCCCGGCATCGACGAGATCGAGCCTGAAGAATGGGACATGACGATGGACCTCGTCCTGCGCTCGGTCGCATTCGGCATCCGCTACGCCGTCCCGCATATGAAGGGGCGAAAGGGCGCGAGCATCGTCAATGTGTCCAGCGTGGCCGCAGTCGGTCCGGGTTATTCGCCCACGGCCTATGCGGTTGCAAAGGCAGGCGTTCTGCACCTGACCAAGTGTGCCGCCGCCGACCTCGCCCAGCATGACATTCGGGTAAACGCGATCCAGCCGGGCTTCATCAACACCAACATCTTCACCTCGACGCTCGAAATTCCGGACGAGATGAAGACCATGGCCAACGCTGCCATCGCGCAGCTTTCCTCCAACGCCCAGCCGGTCAAGCGAGGCGGGCAGCCATCGGATATTGCCGAGGCGGTCGCATATCTTGCCAGCGATGCGGCGAGCTTCGTCACCGGTACTTCGCTGATCGTCGATGGCGGTATCACCATCGGTCCGCGTCATTGCTGGGACCCGGAGGAGGATACCTTGTTCGCCGGGCTCGAAGCGATGGAAGAACAGGCCAAAGCTGCTGCCGAAACGGCGGGCAAGTAA
- a CDS encoding MFS transporter — translation MAFTKGKLPGRLKLIHGFGAVAFGVKDSGFSFFLLIFYNQVLGMDARLVSLALLIALLVDAVIDPIIGNLSDRTYTRWGRRLPWLYIAPIPLAVVWVMLWSPPGGEAPSFYGLVGIAIAVRILLSACEVPSVSLVPEITQDYDERTTLFRYRFLSGWLGGLLMMALAYTVFMPGADGLLQEDGYIYFGAFGAALMAISVIGSAAGQHYLVARLPEHKPPPFSLKGAFSEIFDAFSEKSFLIFAAGALAAYISQGMTFSILNYLNLFVWQLKENELILFPATLFLSVVLMFVIVGPMHREWGKARSAAIAALGALVIGFTPYALLLAGLWFERGTPASTYGYFLFLLFGNTLGVVMMISATSMIAEIVEAFEERTHRRAEAAFYSGNWLIQKCATGAGIFLTGQIIGLAQLSTDADPGSVPGAVVNDMVLYYGSASIILALIAAYWLGSFPIGREEHEARLERLHRRHTGKDEGVPLGGKAIGDAARADPDAHSVI, via the coding sequence ATGGCATTTACGAAGGGCAAACTCCCCGGACGCCTCAAGCTCATTCATGGCTTTGGCGCAGTGGCGTTCGGGGTGAAGGATTCCGGCTTTTCGTTCTTCCTGCTGATCTTCTACAATCAGGTCCTCGGCATGGATGCGCGGCTGGTCAGCCTTGCTTTGCTGATCGCGTTGCTGGTCGATGCGGTGATCGACCCTATCATCGGCAATCTTTCCGACCGAACCTACACACGCTGGGGCAGGCGTTTGCCGTGGCTTTATATCGCGCCCATCCCGCTTGCGGTGGTCTGGGTCATGCTGTGGTCGCCGCCGGGAGGCGAAGCGCCAAGCTTTTACGGCCTTGTCGGGATAGCGATTGCGGTGCGCATCCTGCTGTCGGCCTGCGAGGTGCCCTCGGTCAGCCTCGTGCCTGAAATCACGCAGGATTATGACGAGCGTACCACGCTCTTCCGCTACCGCTTCCTGTCGGGTTGGCTTGGGGGCCTGCTGATGATGGCCCTCGCCTATACGGTGTTTATGCCGGGCGCGGATGGGCTCCTGCAGGAAGATGGATACATCTATTTCGGCGCGTTCGGAGCGGCGCTGATGGCGATCTCGGTCATCGGGTCGGCAGCGGGTCAACATTACCTTGTCGCACGCCTGCCAGAGCATAAGCCGCCGCCCTTTTCACTCAAGGGCGCTTTCTCCGAAATCTTTGATGCGTTTTCCGAAAAGAGCTTTCTGATCTTCGCCGCGGGCGCGCTGGCAGCCTATATCAGCCAGGGGATGACGTTCTCGATCCTCAACTACCTCAACCTGTTTGTCTGGCAGTTGAAGGAGAACGAGCTGATCCTGTTCCCAGCGACCTTGTTCCTGTCGGTTGTCCTGATGTTCGTGATCGTCGGCCCGATGCACCGCGAATGGGGCAAGGCGCGCTCTGCCGCGATTGCCGCACTGGGTGCGCTTGTCATCGGGTTCACGCCCTATGCGCTGCTGCTCGCCGGTCTCTGGTTTGAAAGAGGCACGCCTGCCTCGACCTATGGCTATTTCTTGTTCCTGCTGTTCGGCAACACGCTGGGCGTTGTCATGATGATTTCGGCCACCTCCATGATCGCGGAGATTGTCGAAGCTTTCGAGGAACGCACGCACCGCCGTGCAGAGGCCGCGTTCTATTCGGGCAACTGGCTGATCCAGAAATGCGCCACCGGGGCGGGCATTTTCCTGACCGGACAGATCATCGGCCTTGCCCAGCTTTCGACCGACGCCGATCCAGGCTCTGTTCCCGGCGCGGTCGTAAACGACATGGTGCTGTATTATGGCAGCGCGTCGATCATACTCGCCTTGATCGCGGCTTACTGGCTCGGCAGCTTCCCGATCGGGCGTGAAGAGCACGAAGCCCGGCTCGAACGCCTGCACCGCCGCCACACGGGCAAGGATGAGGGCGTGCCGCTGGGAGGCAAGGCCATCGGCGATGCAGCCCGCGCCGATCCCGATGCCCATTCGGTGATTTGA
- a CDS encoding acyl-CoA dehydrogenase family protein has translation MDFEPTERQAYWRDRVRNFIEKHVRPNMDTYKQQDAEGDRWKVIQIIEDKKAIAKDEGIWNLFMPPRNDSHHHVDDTFEFEGPGLTNLEYALCAEEMGRIGWASEVFNCSAPDTGNMEVFHRYGTREQKEEWLRPLMNGEIRSAFLMTEPYTASSDATNIETRIERDGDEYVINGRKWWSSGLGDPRCKVAIVMGKTDFEAKRHAQQSMVLMPIDTPGVNVIRHLPVFGYDDAPHGHMEVEMKDVRVPVSNMLLGEGRGFEIAQGRLGPGRIHHCMRTIGVAEEALAKMCRRLQEREAFGKPIYKHSVWEERIARARIDIDMTRLLCLKAADMMDKVGNKSAKQEIAMIKVQAPNMALKIIDDAIQAHGGGGVSEDYGLASAYAHQRTLRLADGPDEVHARSIARMEIGKHAPQEGPTANALRDGGGAANDAGGFSSGDMGVAR, from the coding sequence ATGGATTTCGAACCCACAGAGCGCCAGGCCTATTGGCGCGACCGCGTGCGCAATTTCATCGAAAAGCACGTGCGTCCCAACATGGACACCTACAAGCAGCAGGACGCCGAGGGCGACCGCTGGAAGGTGATCCAGATCATCGAAGACAAGAAAGCCATCGCCAAGGACGAAGGCATCTGGAACCTGTTCATGCCCCCGCGCAATGACAGCCACCACCATGTCGACGACACCTTCGAATTCGAAGGTCCCGGCCTCACCAACCTCGAATATGCGCTGTGCGCAGAGGAAATGGGCCGCATCGGCTGGGCGTCTGAAGTCTTCAACTGCTCCGCTCCCGACACCGGCAACATGGAAGTGTTCCACCGCTACGGCACGCGTGAACAGAAGGAAGAGTGGCTGCGCCCGCTGATGAACGGCGAAATCCGCAGCGCCTTCCTCATGACGGAGCCTTACACGGCATCCTCGGACGCGACGAACATCGAAACCCGGATCGAACGCGACGGCGACGAATACGTCATCAACGGTCGCAAGTGGTGGTCGTCAGGGCTCGGCGATCCGCGCTGCAAGGTCGCGATTGTCATGGGAAAGACCGACTTCGAAGCCAAGCGTCACGCACAGCAATCCATGGTCCTCATGCCGATCGACACGCCCGGCGTGAACGTCATCCGTCACCTGCCTGTCTTCGGCTATGACGATGCACCGCACGGGCACATGGAAGTCGAAATGAAGGACGTGCGCGTCCCTGTCTCCAACATGCTGCTGGGCGAAGGCCGCGGTTTCGAGATCGCACAGGGGCGCCTCGGCCCGGGCCGTATTCACCACTGCATGCGCACCATCGGCGTTGCCGAAGAAGCGCTCGCCAAGATGTGCCGCCGTCTTCAGGAGCGCGAGGCGTTCGGCAAGCCGATCTACAAGCACTCGGTCTGGGAAGAGCGCATTGCGCGTGCCCGCATCGACATCGACATGACCCGCCTCCTGTGCCTCAAAGCTGCAGACATGATGGACAAGGTCGGCAACAAGTCGGCCAAGCAGGAAATCGCCATGATCAAGGTGCAGGCGCCCAACATGGCCCTCAAGATCATCGACGATGCGATCCAGGCCCATGGCGGCGGCGGCGTGTCCGAGGATTACGGCCTTGCCAGCGCCTACGCGCATCAGCGCACGCTGCGTCTTGCCGATGGTCCCGACGAGGTTCACGCACGCTCGATCGCCCGCATGGAGATCGGCAAGCACGCACCGCAGGAAGGTCCGACTGCCAACGCCCTTCGCGATGGTGGCGGCGCAGCGAACGACGCGGGCGGCTTCAGCTCGGGCGATATGGGCGTCGCTCGCTAA